The genomic region TTTGACTGAATTTGTCACCTTTTATTACTTTCGCTCGCGCGCTGTTGGCTTTGTTTTTGTCGCGCGCACAAACTAAGTTCGTCGTCATCGTGcgaaatgtattaaaatgtcgCTTTTAGTGACGTTAAAAtcaggtatttttttaaatattaagagGTCATTTGACTTGAGTTAATAATAACATGTCACCAGAAAGTGTCGTTTTTGTAACCTGCCTTCATTCCAGCTGCTTTAGTATTGTTTAGTTACTTAATCTTCCAGAAGGTTCTTTAAAGTTAATAACGAGGTTAGGGTTAAGTTTAGGTGTAAGATATAACCTCGACATTATGGAGTATTTACCCTGCTCTCATCAGGAAGGTGCAAAAGCTGGCTCACAAACCGATTGAGGAATAACTTCTTCCCTGTGGCTGATCAGATGAACACAATGcactgctgtttttatttacttacttacttactaacTTATTTGCTTACTTTTTAGCTACATTGTTTatacaacacataacatcatGCCTTCTTTGTAATattgttcatttcattcattctctctcactctctctctctctctgtctttttctgtctctctctctctctctctctctctgtctctctgtctttttctgtctctctctctctctctgtctctgtctctgtctcctctctctttgtctctctctctctctttttcatatcatacatcatacataTGTCATATATAACATCCCCATATTTAATATAGATATAATATAGGGATATATGTTATATTCACACACCCACTGTACATCCTGTtcatcctatatatatatatatatatatatatatatatatatatatatatatatatatatattatataatcacCCACcatagatgtttatgtttatagtAAATATATCACTATGCATTAATGGAAGTCAATGGAAGTtcctcacagtgtgtgtatatatatatatatgtgtgtgtgtgtgtgtgtgtgtgtgtgtttttcaggccATCCTGGTGGTCCACTGGTTCCTAACAGTCTGGTGAGTGTGTAAAGTGGCTCCTGAGTGATTCTTCTCCTCACATACCCGAGGAATTTCTgctgctctctctgtgtctgtctacaTTTCGGCTAGTTTTCAGTTCAGCACAGATAGAAGACATGAAACTTCTGGTGGTTACAGGAGGCTTAGTCCTGTTCATTGCAGAATACAAGGCAGAATCCAGACATGATTGTCTGGTTTACGTGAGGAGGAAGTAAAGTAGTGCAAACGACTGCTGAAGACCTGATAGACTCGGGAATTTCAGACATATCTGTGATCTTACTTTTTATCCTTATTGCCTGGTCAGCTGTAGTGTAACTAATGACACTTTCATCTCTAATAGAAACTTGTTCACTGTGGTTGGGGTTCATGGGGTGCGTACTGAAACTAACCAAACAGTGTTGGCTTTAAGGGCCTGTGTGTTTAAAACTGAATTATAAATCTCTTTCAGAATACAGTGGCAGaaaatcttttttatataaaaaagtcaaattgttattaaaaattagagtgagaaaaagagggaaTTAATagtagataaaaaaataaaaattaaataaaaaaaatatatatggaaacaattttctttctttctttctttctttctttctttctttctttctttctttctttctttctttctttctttcttttaattctatttgtcacatacacaatcacacacacggtACGAGATTTACTTTTTATGGCTGTCCTTGTTATATAAATAAGTCAAATTGTTATAAAAAATAGAGTTAAAAAAGAGAATTAATagtataaaatttaaaaaaaatagaaattaaatagAGTATATAAGGAAATATatggaaattaaaaaataaatgacaataagAACTATATAGAAATAAGTGTAGAGAAAGTCGAGAAAATTGCAgttggaggaagaaaaaaaatgtcggTTGTAGGTTTTAACATGGCAGTCCAGATGAAGTCCAGGCTCGAAGATGTTCTCCTGGTTCCTTATGAAGCAACTAGATcctgagttgtgttgtgttgtgtaacgtgtGTTTGTGCAATCACAGCGGCTGCATCGGCTGGTTACCTCCTACTTACATCGCTACAAACTTCAGCGTTCTGGGTGTGGGAGTGTGGGCCATGGCTCAGAGAGACTCTGTAGACGCTGTACTGATGGTATGTCTCTGAGGAACCTGAACACATCTGTATCTGAACACATCTGTATTTAAGAAAAGTCTCAAAACAAATGACAAACATAAGTAAATTAGTCTTATCAAACATATCaaaataatttctttctttctttcttttcattattttccacCTTTCTTTTcaaatttcttcttttttttcttcttttcttttaagttcttttcttttcagtttctttctttctttctttctttctttctttctttctttctttctttctttctttctttctttctttctgtttttcaagtttctttttttctttctttctttttagtttcccccctttctttctttctttctttctttctttctttctttctttctttctttctttctttctttctttctttctttctttctttctttctgtttttcaagtttctttttttctttctttctttttagtttcccccctttctttctttctttctttctttctttctttctttctttctttctttctttctttctttctttctttctttctttctttcttttcattttcttcttttcatctttttcttttcaatatttcccccctttcttttcatttctttctttctttctttctttctttctttctttctttctttctttctttctttctttctttctttcttcttttcattattttccccctttcttttcaaatttcttcttttttttcttcttttaagtttttttcttttcagtttctttctttctttttttctttctttctttcaatagatagatagatagatagatagatagatattgttaGGATATTTTAACTTtgctttttattctttctttctgttatctCCTTCAGTTCCTGATCGGTCTGTTACTGACGATCATAATCGACATCCTCCACATCGCAATTTTTTACTCTGCAAACCAACCAACAGATCTGTTCCGCTTCAGCGTGGGCATGGCCATCCTCAGCCTCCTCCTCAAACCTTTGTCCTCCTTCTTCGTCTACCAGATGTACCGTGAGCGGGGTGGAGAATACAACATCAGCTTTGGTAAGTGCATGGCCCTGAGGTGTGCTTCCGTCCAGATGtttgcagatgtttttttttcttctaaaagtTACCTGAGACGACTAAAACATCCAGAGACCAAATACTGCAACGAAAATGGAACTAATCACAAAAGCTGGTGCTTTATTGCATCTTTTCCACCTCAACCAAgcattttgatatttttatttatttatttattttagattttgatcagactttggggtgtgtgtgtgcgcgaacTATAACTATGTGATGTGTTAAGATGCATGTGCTTGTCCTGTGGCGTCTCTTCAGCGTCGCTTCCAGCTGCGTTTCTTTGACCTACTTTGTTTTCTGGCCTTCCTCAATTTGCATTAAGACTTTGTAACACTGTACAGAAGCAGCTAGATGGATTGAGTCGAAAGGAACGTAAGTGAATTAGCGAGACAGTCACAAGACAGATGCCAGGCCTTAAGCTAACATTCCCCAGAGATCAAGGACCTAAATCGGTCCGTTTACTTCCTCCGGGGAGTCGATCCGAGGcagaaaatgttcatcatgGCACTGTGTAAATGACGCAAATTGCAGCAATCGAATTGAATGTAACTCTGTCTTGATGTAGCACGTCGTATTTCATTCAAGTTTTTGCAGCTGCCATGCATCAAATAACACCGAACGTATGCTCCGAAGCTGGTAAGTACCTCCTGCTTTTATCCGCGCATCGGCTCGGATCAGGGTTTCCTAATCCCAGTCGTGCAGCATTGCTGGCTCTTTTCCCTGTTAGAAATAAAACCCACCTGATTCAGCTCACAGCTTAATGACGCTAAAACGAGTAAAGTCACATGAGCAGAGCAATGCAATCAGCTACACAGGACCACGACTGGGAAACTAGATATTTAATGCGTGACTAGAAATAACTCTATTTAATTACATACAAACCTTTGCAGACCTTCTAACCTTTTGGGGTTTAAACACTGATAACTCAACAATACATTAAAAACACAAGCGTTTACgaaaagcatttcattttgAACTCGCCCATATGAACTGAATCaccctggaagccccgcccccccTTTCTCTCAACTTGTGTTAGCGTAGTGGTTAAGGGGTTGGACTACAGATCGGGAAGGTGGTGAGTTCAAATCCGAGtgccactaagctgccactaccgggcccctgagcaaggcccttaaccatcagttgctcagttgtatgaaaatgtaagtcgctctcgATATAAGAGTAGAGACCTTGTAGGCATGtggtgttggactgctgatcagaaggttgtgagtttgaatcccacatccactaagctgccaatgccgggcccctgagcaaagcccttaactcTCAAATGCTCAGTTGCTTCAATGTGACGTCTTAGTACTCTCGTCTCAGTTTTTCCAGctaataagtaagtaaatattGTGTTTTCATTAATGTGAGCTAACGTCTGTGAGCGTGTGTTCGATATAGATAAAATTAGACAAGTTTATAATATAAAGATCAGTTAAATCAATTGGCAACGCACTCACATTGTGGATACCGAAAAGGGTCAAAACGGCTGAACATTTATTCAGGAAAACTTTTCCTGCGATGTGTGAAAAACTTACAttgattattatattttaataatacaaatgatactgatttttttttttttttactcttccgCCCTGTTAGAATCTTTATTTCTCTTCAGGTTTAGCAGGTCTGCTTTTGCTTTGTATATACGAGTAAGAATGAGTTTATCAGACTACTAAGAGCACAGCCGTACCTTGCTGTTCGTGTATTTCTGTTTCCATCGCTGAGTTACACAGGTAGggatacaccaaccaggcataacattatgaccacctgcctaatatcgtgctggtcccccttttgctgccaaaacccgtcctgcactgtgtattctgacacgtttctctcagaaccagcattaacaacttcagcaatttgagcaacagtagctcgcctCTCAGTGCTCTGAATGTTATGCTCGGTGTATACAGATACACATGTGTTTAAATATGTCTGTTGTGTTAATACTCTCTGCTTTTACCTGTCTGTTATCAGTCACTTGTCCTCACTGTTTTGTTTCCATGCTTTTATGCTCTCTTTgattgtgtctgtctgtctgtctgtctatatacctgtctgtcttccatCTTGGTATCTCTTCTCCTGTCAGACCTGGAGACATCAGTGGACAGTCGTTGCACCACAGACAGCGCTGATACCACTTTCCTTGGCCGGCGTTACTGAaagcctctctttattcttcatttctgtgcttgtttgtgtttgtgaaacTGATGAGACATTGTTTTTCTGTGAgccataaattattttattgtgtttttcattgtgtgtgtgtgatggagtgagtgagaaagtgtgtggcTATTTGAGTGTGGAGCtatatgagtgtgtggttgagtgaatttgtgggtgagtgtgtgtgtgtgggtgagaatgagtgtgggtgggtgagggTGTGGttcaatgagtgagtgtgaggttaagtggatgagtgtgtgtgtggttgagtgagtgagtgtgttagtatgtggttgagtgagtgagtgtgtgtgtggttgagtgagtgtgtgtgtgtgtgtggttgagtgagtgtgtgtgtttgtgtggttgagtgagtgtgtgtgtgtgtttgtgtggttgagtgagcaagtgtgtggttaagtgggttagtaagtgtgtggttaaatgtgtgagtgtgtgtgtgattgagtgagtgagtaagtgtgtggttaagtgggcgagtgtgtgtgtgtgggtgagtgaatgagtaagtgtgtggttaagtgtgtgtgtgtgattgagtgagtgagtaagtgtgtggttaagtgtgtgtgtgtgtgattgagtgagtaagtgtgtggttaagtgtgtgtgtgtgtgtgtgattgagtgagtgagtaagtgtgtggttaagtgtgtgtgtgtgattgagtgagtgagtaagtgtgtggttaagtgggtgagagtgtgtgtgtgtgtgagtgagtaagtgtgtggttaagtgggtgagtgtgtgtgtgagtgagtaagtgtgtggttaagtgggtgagagtgtgtatgtgtgtgtgtgtgagtgagtaagtgtgtggttaagtgggtgagagtgtgtgtgtgtgtgtgtgtgtgagtg from Hemibagrus wyckioides isolate EC202008001 linkage group LG21, SWU_Hwy_1.0, whole genome shotgun sequence harbors:
- the agtrap gene encoding type-1 angiotensin II receptor-associated protein isoform X2, whose product is MEIPAINLKAILVVHWFLTVCGCIGWLPPTYIATNFSVLGVGVWAMAQRDSVDAVLMFLIGLLLTIIIDILHIAIFYSANQPTDLFRFSVGMAILSLLLKPLSSFFVYQMYRERGGEYNISFDLETSVDSRCTTDSADTTFLGRRY
- the agtrap gene encoding type-1 angiotensin II receptor-associated protein isoform X1 is translated as MEIPAINLKAILVVHWFLTVCGCIGWLPPTYIATNFSVLGVGVWAMAQRDSVDAVLMFLIGLLLTIIIDILHIAIFYSANQPTDLFRFSVGMAILSLLLKPLSSFFVYQMYRERGGEYNISFGFPTVTQNRDTYQSIDQQDPPDNSAKPFIQGEDQKHATRSY